The following nucleotide sequence is from Saccharothrix texasensis.
TGGCGGGCTGGCTTCAGTGCGGGTTGTGCGGGCGGCGGTAGGGCCCGAACCGCACACCGGGGGTACGGGGGTGTGCCAGTGGCCCGGACAGCACCTCGAACAGGCGGCGCATCGGCGCGCCGCCGAGTCTGCGGCGCAGATCCCGCAAGGCTTTCGCCGACGGCTCGGCCACCGCGAGACCGGCCAGTCCTCCGATCGGTTTCTGCCAGACCAGTCGGTGGCCGACCTCGGGGAACAGGCACATCGCCAACAGGAAGATCCCACGGCGATGAGGAAGGGCCCGACGGCGCTGTGCCGTCAGGCCCTTCGTCGGGTGTCAGGCGTTGATCGGAGGCTCGTGGTTGGCCCAGACCGCGGTGTAGGGACGGTTGCACAGCTCGATGACCGTGCCCCAGGGGTCCTGGGTGTAGACGACTTCGTAGTCCTTGTTGTGGAACAGGCGCCACACGCCGCTGAGCTGCTTGCCCCCGGCTGCCGCGATGGCCGCCGCGGTGGCCGTGACGTCCTCCACGGTCAGGCAGAAGTGGAAGATGCCGGTGCGCCAGTAAGCGAACGTCTCCTCGGCGGCCTCGGTGGCCGGGTCGGTGAACTCGAACAGTTCCACGCCCAGGCCGTCAGAGGCGGTCAGGTGGGCGATGCGCATGCCGTGCAGCCGCGGGCCGAACAGGTTGGTGACGAGGTTGCCGAAGTGGGAACCGTCGTCGACCACCTCCTCCGGCGGTCGGTGGGGGTACAGACCGAGCACGTCCCGGTACCACGCGAACGCCGCGTCGATGTCGGGAACGGTGACACCGACGTGGTTGAGCAGGGTCATGGGCATGGGCGCCTCCTCGCTGGGTGGTGGAAGGGAGCGGCCCACGCTGGGGCCGTGGGCCGCTCCTGGTTCGTGGTCAACCGGTGGTGACGCGGTGGCCCGAGGGGAAGCCGTGGGAGCGGGCCGACCAGACGATCGCCAGCGCGGCCAGTGCCATCACCAGCAAGGTCCACGGGAACGAGTCCGGGCCGACGCGTTCGAGCAGCACGCCTCCGAGCGCGCCACCGCCGGCGACGGCGAGGTTGAAGATCGTCACCAGCATGGACTGCGCCACGTCGGCGGAGTCGCCGCCCGCGTCGGCGATGGCGGTCTGCAGCAGCGTCGGCGCGCCGCCGAACGTCAAGCCCCACAGGGCCACGCCGACGTAGATCAGCGGTGTCCACGCGGTACCGGCGGCCAGGACGACCGCCGACACGGCGAACGCCGCCAACGAGGCGAGCGTGACCAGGCGCAGCCGCCGGTCCACGAGCACGCCGGAGATCCAGATGCCCACCACCGCGGCCACCCCGAACAGCAGCAGCATCAGCGGGACCTGACCGCCCAGGCCGTGCTCGGCCACGAACGGTGCGATGTAGGTGTAGAGCACGTTGTGGCCGAGGATCCACAGCAGGATCACGGCCAGGATCGGCCGGATGCCCGGCATGGTGAACACCTCGCGGATCGGCTTGCGGGCACCTGCCTGCTGGCCGGGGAAGTCCGGCACGGCCACGCGGATCCAGATCATCAGCACCAGCGCGACCCCGGACATCAGCCAGAACACGCCGCGCCAGTCCGCCAGCGACCCCAACCACGCGCCCAGCGGCACGCCCAGGGACAGCGCGATGGGCTGGCCGACGCCCACGATCGCCACCGCGCGGCCCTGCACCTGCGGTGCGACCATGCGGCGCGCGTACCCGGCGAGCAGGCCCCACACCACACCCGCCGCCATGCCGGCGACGAACCGCGAGGCCAGGGTGAGCACGTAGTCGGTGGACAGCGCCGTGAGGGCGTTGAACACCAGCAGCCCGCCGATCGCCAGTAGCAGCAACGGCCGCCGGTTCCAGCCGCGGGTGGCGGCGATGACCGGGACGGCCGCCACGACCGAGCCGATCGCGTACAGCGTCAGGAGCTGGCCCGCCAATCCCTCCGATACCCCGAGCCCTCTGCTGATCTGCGGCAGCAGCCCGGCCGGGAGCGTCTCGGTCATGATCGCGATGAAGCCCGCCAGGGTGAACGCCAGCAGCCCGAGCAGCGGCAGTGCCGCCCGTGCCCGCGTTCGCTCGGTCGTGTCGACCATCGGTGTTCTTCCTCCGTGAGTGGGTACGCCGGTGGGGTCAGTACCGGGGTGTCTTGGCCAGCAGGTGCCGACGACCCTCGATCTCGGGTTCGTAGACCTCCGCCTTCCAGTCCGAGGCGCGCACGGGCTCCATGGCTATGGAGATCGCGTCGCTGTCGACGCCGAACGCCTGCTGCACCGCGGTGCTGATGGCGTCGACCAGTCGGTCCTGCTTCTCGCTGCTGAGCTGCACGGGGAAGTGCTTGATGCTGACGTGCGGCATGTGGATCTCCTCCTCCGGCGTGCGGGTGTGGTCGTGGATGACGGCGGCCAGCCGTTCCACGTCGGGCGAGCGCAGGACGCTGTAGTGGTCGAAGTCGAGCTCCACGACCGCCGGCGGCCGGGGCAGCGAGTCGACCGCTTCCTCGAGGAACGAGTAGTCGTCGCCCCGGACCTTGAGGATCGTGATCGGCGCCTGGACCCGCCGGTGGAGCATCTCCTCGAAGGTGTAGCGGAAGCTGTAGGACAGGCGGACGATGGTGACGATCCGCCGGATGGTGTCGTGGTCGAGGCCCGCGAACCGCGCGGAGACGAAGTCGACGAAGTCGGCCTCGCCGCGGACCCGGGTGACGCACTCGTCGGCGTCGGCGCCGGCGAGCCTGCCCGCGAACACGGAGTAGAGCAGCCGCACGAACGCCGGGTCGCCGTACGGCCCGACCCCGTCGACCGGCCGCTCGCGCTGGACCGGCGAACCGGGTGCGATCAGCACCAGCTGGTCGACGGTGTCACCGCGCTGCTCCAGCTGGTACGCCGCTTCGAAGGCGACCCGCGCGCCGAACGAGTACCCCCACAGCGTGTAGGGGCCGGTCGGTTGCACCTGCTTGATCAGCGCGACGTCGTGGCGCGCCATGTCGGCGACCGTCCCGTCCGGCTCCTCGCCGGGGTTGATCCCGGCCGCCTGCACCCCGTAGAACGGCCGGTCGGCGCCCATGGCGCGGGCCAGCGGCTTGAGGTTCATCGGGTAGCCGCCCAGGCCCGGCCAGCACACCACCGGCCGGCCGGAGCCCTTCGGCTGGAGCGCGACCAGGCGTGACACGGCCTCCTCGGCGATGCGGTCCACCCGCCGAGCCAGGCCCTCGACCGTCGGCTCGTCGAAGATCAGCTGGATCGGCAGCGTCACGTTCGCCGACCGGTTGACCTCCTGCACGAGCAGCACCGCCAGCAGCGAGTTGCCGCCGGACTCGAAGAAATCGTCCAGCACCGACACGTCATCGGTCTTCATCACCTTCGCCCAGGCCGCGGCGACCTGGTGCTCGGCCGGTGTGCGCGGCGCGACCACGACCCGTTCCGCCTGGCCGGCCACCACCTGCGGGGACGTCTCCAGAGCGCGGATGTCGACCTTGCCGTTGGCGGTGTGCGGCAGCTCGTCGAGGACGACCACCCGGCCCGGGATCATGTGGCGCGGCAGGAACTTGGCGATGTCCTGCTTGATCATCTCGGCCGGGCCCATCGTGTGGACGGCGTCCTCCTTCATGCCCTCGGAGGCGATCTGCTCCTGGCTGACCCGGCCGCCGAGGAAGAAGTACGACGGGCCGGACGGCAAGCCGCTTTCGCGCAGCACCGAGGTGATCCGGCGGGCCGAAGGCAGGTCGTTGCCGGTCTCCGAGCTGTAGCCGGAGGACATGAAGCCGATGCCGAACGGGTTGAGCTGCAACCGTTGCAGCCGCCGGCCCAGGTCCACGTAGGCCGTCGCGGGGCCATCGGACCGGCTGATCAGCGAAATGCCCACGTCCGCCCGGTCGTAGACCTGCTGGTTGATGGCGATCACGTGCTTGCGCTGCACCAGCGCGTCGGAGATCCGGCGCAGTTCACCGTCTTCGTAGCGGTACTGCCCGGCCGCCAGGTCGGCGATCCGGTCGGGGTGCGCCTGCACGTAGATGTCGAGCGGGCCGGGGGCGACCCGTTCGGCGAAGGGCACCACGTCGTAGCCGCCCAGGTAGTGGTGGTCCTCGGAGGCGTGGAGCAGGCGCGGCACGGCCGGGTCGAACGTGGTCGCGCCGAGCCCCAGCCCCTCCTCGGGCAGGACCTCGTCGAACAGCCCAAGCATGTGCCCGGCCTCGATCCGCAGCACCTCCAGCACGTTGTTGCGGTAGACCGCCTCGATCGCCGACCGCTTGCCCAGCAGGTGCACGCGCAGCCGCGGCTCGCCCGCGGGCTCCTCGACCGGGGCGACGAGCACCAGCTCGTGCCGGATCGGGTGGTGGTAGTGGATGCCGGACGGCAGGCCGGGAATACCCGCGACCTCCACGTACAGCTGGGTGGCGTACAGCGCACCCGGCGAGGCGTAAGCGTACTTGGGCAGGATGCGCTGGTCGCTGTGGAACTGGCCGAAGTTGCGCAGGACCGCGCCGAGCCGAGCCGGGTCCACGTCCTCGACCCGGGTGGACGGCCGGTCGGGGTCCACGTCGTGGCGGAGCAGGCCGAGCAGGTCGGACGCGGTCAGCGGCCCACCGTCGAAGAAGCGGTAGGTCTTGCGCGCGAACGCGCGTCGCCGCTGCGCCGCCGTGCCGTACTTGCCGGGCAGCGGGAAGGCGGTCGCGCCCGGGTCGTCGTCGCGGAGCCCCAGGTTGGCCAACTGGGCGCGGACCTGCACGCGGCCCTTCTTGGACTGGTGGTGCGCGCCGTGGTTGCCCTGGTCCATCAGGGCCGCTTCACGCGGGTTCAGCTCCACGCACGCCACGAGGTGCTGCGAGTCCGTGCGTTCGTCGGGCCGGACCAGGACCGCCGCGTTCTTCACCCAGTCGTGGTTCTCGATCGCGACCCGGACCTCGTCCAGCTCGATGCGGTGGCCGCGCAGCTTGACCTGGTTGTCGACGCGCCCGACGAAGTGGAACACGCCGTCGGCGTCGCGGGTGACCAGGTCACCGGTGCGGTACAGCCGGTGCGCCGTCCCGTCGATCCTCACGTGCGCGAACCGCGCCTCGGTCTCCTCGGGGCGGTCGAGATAGCCGCGGGCGAGCTGGACGCCGCCGATGTGCAGCTCGCCGACCACGCCGTCACCGACGGGCGCGTGCTGCGCGTCCAGGACGTGGAACGTGGTGCCGGCGACCGGTCGGCCGATCGGGACGGAGGGCTGCTCGCCCTCCAGGCTGCGCGCGGCGACCACGTGCGAGGAGGCGTTGATCGTGCACTCGGTCGGGCCGTACAGGTTGACCAGGCGGCAGTCGGGCAGCACCTGGCCGAACCGGGCCGCGAGCTTCTTCGACAACGCCTCGCCACCGCTGAACACGGCGCGCAGCGACGTGCAGCGCTCGAACAGCTCGTCGTCCACCAACGCCTGCAACAGCGTCGGCACGCACTGGAGGTCGGTCACATCGTGCTCGATGATCGACTCGATCAGGCCGGACGGGTCGCGGTGCACCCCCGGCGCGCCGACGACGACCCGGGTGCCCACGGCGAGCGCGAGCGTCTCCCACTGGGCGGCGTCGAAGCTGACGGGCGTCTTGCGCAGGATCGTGCGGCTCGGGTCGATCCCCATCTCGTCCCGCAGCCAGAGCATCTGGTTGGCGATGGCGCCGTGCTCGACCACCACGCCCTTGGGCCGGCCGGTGGTGCCGGAGGTGTAGATGACGTAAGCGGCGTCGGACTCCGCCGGGCGGACCCGCGGCGGCGGCGCGGTCGCGGTCGTCGTGTCGTCCAGCGTGATCACCGGGATGTCGTGCGGCAGCAGGTCCGCCAGCTCGGCGCGCAGCGCGAGCTCGGTGACGATCGCGGCCGGCCGCGAGTCGGCGATCATGTACGAGACGCGGTCCTCGGGGTAGTCCGGCGCCAGCGGCACGTAGGCGGCGCCCGCGAGGAGGACACCCCAGGTCGCGGTCACCTGCCCGGTGGACGGTGAGAGGTAGAGGCCGACGAGATCGTCGGGGCCGGCTCCGGCCGAGCGCAGCCGTTCGGCCAGGTGGGCGGCGCGTCCCGTCAACTCGGCGAAGGTCAGGGCCTGGTCGTCCGCGATGACGGCGAGGTCGTCGGGTCGGGTCGCGGTCTGGTGCAGAAGCATCTCCGGCAGGGTGGGCCGGAGCGCGGGTAAGTCGCCGATCGTGCCGGTCTTCTGGTTGCTCGAACTCATCGCCCTGCGATTCCTGTGGTCGAGTACGTTAAGTGCGGGTTGGTGGGGGTGGTGCCGTTGGTGCGCTCCGGCAGATGGAGGTGCCGTTCCAGCAGGCTGCCGAAGCCCGTGATCGAGTCGTGCACGCCGCCTTGGCGCAAGGCGTGCCAGTACAGGGCCACGTTGTTGGAGAGCACCGGCTTGTCCAGCCACGCCTCGGCGGCCGTCGCGACGCGGGCCATGGCGACGTTCGTGCCGACCTGGACGATCGCCTGCACGTCGGGTCCGTCGACCTCGCGCACCGCTTGGCGCAGGCGCGCCTCGGAGACGTGGGCGATCTGCGCGGGGCTCGTGCATCCCAGGCCGGTGATGTTGACGACCTCGTACCCGCTGTCGGTGAAGAACCGGGACACGGGGTCGTCGCCCAGGGGCAGGTACGGCGTGATGACGGCGATGCGGCGCACGTCGCCGTAACAGTCGAGGGCCGCCTTGATGGCGTCCGGGCTCATGGTGACCGGCAGGCCGCCGCCGATCGACCGCATCGACTTCAGGATGCGGCCGTGGCTCTCGGGGCCCTCCCAGTAGCTCTCCGGCGACACGGCGATGACCAGGTGGTCCGGTGCGCACGTGACGACGGCGCGGATCGCGGGCTCGGTGGACGACCGGATGCTGTGCATCACGTGGTCGAAGCCCGGCTTCTCTTCCATGGAGTCGTCGTGGATGAACATGCGCGCGACGTGGTTGGTCACACCGGGCACGCGCAGCGCGTCCATCTCCGGCTGGCAGGACGTGTTGGTGGACGGGATGATCACTCCGATTTTGAATCTGTAACCGAGTTGGTCGGTCATCGCTCCTCCTGGAGTCGCCGGCTATCGCGGTTGGATCGACAGTGAGTGCCGGAAGTAGTCGGTCGGGTCCCACCGGCGCTTGACCTCTTGCAGGCGTCGGTGGTTCGCGCCGTAGAACAGGTCGTGCCACGGGACGCCGGAGCGGTTGCGCGCCGGGTCCTTCAGGTCGGTGTCGGGGTAGTTGACGTAGCAGCCCTCGTACCGGCCGTTCGGCACCGGCACGCCGCCGGTGTCGGCGAAGAACTCCTCGTAGATGCCGCGGGTCCAGCCGAGCCCGGCACGGTCGCCGGACGCGTCGCCCCAGAAGGTCTGGAAGAGCATCTTGAAGATCGAGGAGCGCTGCGCGGCGGCGGTGGCGCCGGGCGCGACGGAGTTCACCCGGCCGCCGTAGGAGAACAGCACGATCATCGTGTTCGGGTTGGCGTACTCGGCCGAGGTGAGGTGCCGGTACATCGTGGACAGTTGCGCGTCGGTGAAACCCTTGCGCAACAACGCGGACTTGTGCGCACCGCGTAGTGAGGGATGGGTGATGGTCGGGTTGTTCAAGCCCACCAGCCGTGCGGCGTTGAGCCACGGCAGGCGTTGCGCCTCGCCGAGCTCCGGCATCGCGGCCAGGTCGCCGGATCCCTTCCGCATGGTCTTCGGGGTGAGGCCGGTGCCGTCGGTGAGCCGCCCCAGGTAGTCGTCCAGGATCCGCTGCGCCTCCGGCGCGTCGCCGTCGACCTGGATGAAGATGTCCAACGAGCCGTGCGCCCGGTGGCAGACGTTGAACACGCTGCTCAGTTTGCGCTGCGGCGCGTCGGGCGCACTGTGCTCCTCGTGCCAGCGGCCGAAGTTGGCCAGCAGGCGGGTGAACTCGCGCTCGCCGAGGTCCTCCCACGGGAAGGACACCGCGCGAACCAGGACCGTCGACGGCGGGCGCACGAGCTGCCCGGCCGGGTCGGCGCCCTGGGCGTCGGGTGAGCGGAACCAGTAGCGGGTCACGACACCGAAGTTGCCGCCGCCGCCACCGGTGTGGGCCCACCACAGGTCGTGGTGGGGGTCCTTCGGGTCCCGGGTGGCGACCACGGTCCGGACGCGGCCCTCCCGGTCGACCACGACGACCTCGACGGCGTGCAGGTGGTCCACCACCAGGCCGTGCGCCCGGGAGAGCAGGCCGTAGCCGCCACCGGCCACGTGCCCGCCCGCGCCGACGCTCCAGCACATGCCGCCGGGGATCGTGACGCCCCAGCCGGTGAACAGGTCCTCGTAGACGTTGAGCAGGCGGGCGCCCGGTTCGACCGCGAACGCGCGCATCGCCGGGTCGTAGCCCACGCCGTGCATCCCGGACAGGTCCAGCACGACCTGCGCCTCCGGGTGGCACACGAGGTCGGCGAAGCAGTGCCCGCCGCTGCGCACGGAGACCCGCTTGCCGGTCTCGACGGCCTGCCGCACGGCCTGCTCGGCGTCGGCGGGGGAGCGGAGCATCCGGAAGTACTCGGGTGCGGCGACGAACCGCTGGTTGTTGCCGGTGACCAGTTGCGGGTAGCGGGGGTCGTGGGGGCGCACCGTGTGGACGGGGTCGGCGGCGGCCGGCGCCGCGCCGGATAAGTGCGGCGACACGGCCGTGCCGGCCAGCGCGGCACCGGCGCCGGCGAGCACGGCACGACGGGTCAAATTGCCCATGCGAACCTCCGGGTGGGTATTTCCTGGTGTGATTCCAGCTTTTCACGGACGGGTGACGATTTGTCAAGCGGTGCGAGCGGGATCTCATATTCCAGAGACCGGGGAAATCAACGCCACGGATCGGCGGTCGACCACGCGGAGAACGTGGGAATTGCCGTTCTTCAGGGGTGGCGGACTGCGCGGCGGAGCAGGTGTGAAGCACCTGCCCGGCCGCGTCCTGGGGAAATCGGGCAAAGTGCGCGATCAGTCGGTGAAGCTGGCGAAATAGCCCGCGGCCATGTCCCGCCCGCCGTGGCCCTGGGCGGAGGCGCGTGCGAACCGGGCGTGGCCGGCGGCGGTCGAGTCCATCCGCACGCCCGCGCGTCCGGCGGCGTCGAGGACCAGGCGGGCGTCCTTCTCGGCGTTGTCGACGGTGAAGCTGGGGGTGAAGTCCTCGTTCAGCACGGCCGCGGACTTGAGCTGGAAGTAACCGTTGTCCATCGGGCCGCCGGTGACCACGTCGACGAAGTGCGCGGGGTCCACCCCGAGGCCCTTGGCCAGCGCCAGCGACTCACCCACCCCGTGCGTCAGGGCGATGACCCACGTGTTGAGCACCAGCTTCAGCCTGCTCGCGGCACCGGACGCGCCGTCG
It contains:
- a CDS encoding transposase domain-containing protein, with product MTAQRRRALPHRRGIFLLAMCLFPEVGHRLVWQKPIGGLAGLAVAEPSAKALRDLRRRLGGAPMRRLFEVLSGPLAHPRTPGVRFGPYRRPHNPH
- a CDS encoding VOC family protein; amino-acid sequence: MPMTLLNHVGVTVPDIDAAFAWYRDVLGLYPHRPPEEVVDDGSHFGNLVTNLFGPRLHGMRIAHLTASDGLGVELFEFTDPATEAAEETFAYWRTGIFHFCLTVEDVTATAAAIAAAGGKQLSGVWRLFHNKDYEVVYTQDPWGTVIELCNRPYTAVWANHEPPINA
- a CDS encoding MFS transporter, which gives rise to MVDTTERTRARAALPLLGLLAFTLAGFIAIMTETLPAGLLPQISRGLGVSEGLAGQLLTLYAIGSVVAAVPVIAATRGWNRRPLLLLAIGGLLVFNALTALSTDYVLTLASRFVAGMAAGVVWGLLAGYARRMVAPQVQGRAVAIVGVGQPIALSLGVPLGAWLGSLADWRGVFWLMSGVALVLMIWIRVAVPDFPGQQAGARKPIREVFTMPGIRPILAVILLWILGHNVLYTYIAPFVAEHGLGGQVPLMLLLFGVAAVVGIWISGVLVDRRLRLVTLASLAAFAVSAVVLAAGTAWTPLIYVGVALWGLTFGGAPTLLQTAIADAGGDSADVAQSMLVTIFNLAVAGGGALGGVLLERVGPDSFPWTLLVMALAALAIVWSARSHGFPSGHRVTTG
- a CDS encoding amino acid adenylation domain-containing protein — translated: MSSSNQKTGTIGDLPALRPTLPEMLLHQTATRPDDLAVIADDQALTFAELTGRAAHLAERLRSAGAGPDDLVGLYLSPSTGQVTATWGVLLAGAAYVPLAPDYPEDRVSYMIADSRPAAIVTELALRAELADLLPHDIPVITLDDTTTATAPPPRVRPAESDAAYVIYTSGTTGRPKGVVVEHGAIANQMLWLRDEMGIDPSRTILRKTPVSFDAAQWETLALAVGTRVVVGAPGVHRDPSGLIESIIEHDVTDLQCVPTLLQALVDDELFERCTSLRAVFSGGEALSKKLAARFGQVLPDCRLVNLYGPTECTINASSHVVAARSLEGEQPSVPIGRPVAGTTFHVLDAQHAPVGDGVVGELHIGGVQLARGYLDRPEETEARFAHVRIDGTAHRLYRTGDLVTRDADGVFHFVGRVDNQVKLRGHRIELDEVRVAIENHDWVKNAAVLVRPDERTDSQHLVACVELNPREAALMDQGNHGAHHQSKKGRVQVRAQLANLGLRDDDPGATAFPLPGKYGTAAQRRRAFARKTYRFFDGGPLTASDLLGLLRHDVDPDRPSTRVEDVDPARLGAVLRNFGQFHSDQRILPKYAYASPGALYATQLYVEVAGIPGLPSGIHYHHPIRHELVLVAPVEEPAGEPRLRVHLLGKRSAIEAVYRNNVLEVLRIEAGHMLGLFDEVLPEEGLGLGATTFDPAVPRLLHASEDHHYLGGYDVVPFAERVAPGPLDIYVQAHPDRIADLAAGQYRYEDGELRRISDALVQRKHVIAINQQVYDRADVGISLISRSDGPATAYVDLGRRLQRLQLNPFGIGFMSSGYSSETGNDLPSARRITSVLRESGLPSGPSYFFLGGRVSQEQIASEGMKEDAVHTMGPAEMIKQDIAKFLPRHMIPGRVVVLDELPHTANGKVDIRALETSPQVVAGQAERVVVAPRTPAEHQVAAAWAKVMKTDDVSVLDDFFESGGNSLLAVLLVQEVNRSANVTLPIQLIFDEPTVEGLARRVDRIAEEAVSRLVALQPKGSGRPVVCWPGLGGYPMNLKPLARAMGADRPFYGVQAAGINPGEEPDGTVADMARHDVALIKQVQPTGPYTLWGYSFGARVAFEAAYQLEQRGDTVDQLVLIAPGSPVQRERPVDGVGPYGDPAFVRLLYSVFAGRLAGADADECVTRVRGEADFVDFVSARFAGLDHDTIRRIVTIVRLSYSFRYTFEEMLHRRVQAPITILKVRGDDYSFLEEAVDSLPRPPAVVELDFDHYSVLRSPDVERLAAVIHDHTRTPEEEIHMPHVSIKHFPVQLSSEKQDRLVDAISTAVQQAFGVDSDAISIAMEPVRASDWKAEVYEPEIEGRRHLLAKTPRY
- a CDS encoding maleate cis-trans isomerase family protein; amino-acid sequence: MIIPSTNTSCQPEMDALRVPGVTNHVARMFIHDDSMEEKPGFDHVMHSIRSSTEPAIRAVVTCAPDHLVIAVSPESYWEGPESHGRILKSMRSIGGGLPVTMSPDAIKAALDCYGDVRRIAVITPYLPLGDDPVSRFFTDSGYEVVNITGLGCTSPAQIAHVSEARLRQAVREVDGPDVQAIVQVGTNVAMARVATAAEAWLDKPVLSNNVALYWHALRQGGVHDSITGFGSLLERHLHLPERTNGTTPTNPHLTYSTTGIAGR
- a CDS encoding FAD-dependent oxidoreductase, producing the protein MGNLTRRAVLAGAGAALAGTAVSPHLSGAAPAAADPVHTVRPHDPRYPQLVTGNNQRFVAAPEYFRMLRSPADAEQAVRQAVETGKRVSVRSGGHCFADLVCHPEAQVVLDLSGMHGVGYDPAMRAFAVEPGARLLNVYEDLFTGWGVTIPGGMCWSVGAGGHVAGGGYGLLSRAHGLVVDHLHAVEVVVVDREGRVRTVVATRDPKDPHHDLWWAHTGGGGGNFGVVTRYWFRSPDAQGADPAGQLVRPPSTVLVRAVSFPWEDLGEREFTRLLANFGRWHEEHSAPDAPQRKLSSVFNVCHRAHGSLDIFIQVDGDAPEAQRILDDYLGRLTDGTGLTPKTMRKGSGDLAAMPELGEAQRLPWLNAARLVGLNNPTITHPSLRGAHKSALLRKGFTDAQLSTMYRHLTSAEYANPNTMIVLFSYGGRVNSVAPGATAAAQRSSIFKMLFQTFWGDASGDRAGLGWTRGIYEEFFADTGGVPVPNGRYEGCYVNYPDTDLKDPARNRSGVPWHDLFYGANHRRLQEVKRRWDPTDYFRHSLSIQPR